One window of Desulfobacca acetoxidans DSM 11109 genomic DNA carries:
- a CDS encoding histidine phosphatase family protein has protein sequence MTKIILVRHGQTPWNKDKIFRGSKDIPLNEQGREEARLAGEWLQEETIHAAYTSPLSRSRDTARAIAQHHYVEVQDLPGLTDLCYGDWEGLPLTEVKVNYADLYRQWEATPHMVRFPQGETLAEVRGRAWSAVAKVVARHPDETVLLSAHRAVNKVLIAAFIGLDDSHFWRIGQDTTAVNRFIWTGATWQIISLNDVSHLRGMARGEYVDF, from the coding sequence ATGACTAAAATCATCCTGGTGCGCCATGGCCAGACCCCGTGGAATAAGGACAAGATTTTTCGCGGCTCCAAGGATATCCCATTGAATGAGCAGGGCCGGGAGGAAGCCCGCCTGGCCGGGGAATGGCTGCAGGAAGAAACCATCCACGCCGCCTATACTTCACCCCTCTCCCGCTCCCGGGATACGGCTCGGGCTATTGCTCAACATCACTATGTCGAAGTCCAAGACCTTCCCGGCCTCACCGACCTCTGTTATGGGGATTGGGAGGGATTGCCCTTGACGGAGGTCAAGGTCAATTATGCCGACCTTTACCGGCAATGGGAGGCAACACCGCATATGGTGCGGTTTCCTCAAGGGGAGACCTTAGCAGAAGTGCGCGGCCGCGCCTGGTCGGCAGTGGCCAAGGTAGTCGCCCGGCATCCGGATGAAACCGTATTGCTATCGGCTCACCGCGCCGTCAATAAGGTGCTTATCGCCGCCTTTATCGGCCTGGATGACTCCCACTTCTGGCGCATCGGCCAGGACACCACCGCGGTCAACCGGTTTATCTGGACCGGCGCCACCTGGCAGATTATTTCCCTGAACGACGTCTCGCACCTGCGCGGTATGGCTCGAGGGGAGTACGTCGATTTTTAA
- the alaS gene encoding alanine--tRNA ligase: protein MTGKEIREKFLAYFESKRHVRVASSSLVPAHDPTLLFTNAGMVQFKRLFLGEEQRGYSRAASAQKCVRAGGKHNDLENVGKTARHHTFFEMLGNFSFGDYFKAGAIEMAWELLTEHYKLPTERLWATVYHDDDEAADLWHDVIHLPRERIVRLGEKDNFWAMGDTGPCGPCSEIIIDQGEERACGPDCGIGRCDCDRYLEIWNLVFMQFNRDEQGNLTPLPKPSIDTGMGLERLTAVIQGVPTNFDTDLIRPVIARTEELAGIAYGQDPALDVAFKVIADHCRAITFLITDGVLPSNEGRGYVLRRILRRAVRFGRLLGFKQPFLAPVGQKVIELMGGDYPELLDARSFIDQVVHNEEERFAETLDHGLKILTDNLEDLKARGERRLPGDIAFKLYDTYGFPLDLITDVLQEQQLELDLSGFNEHMSRQRESSRQSWKGGLPGELPPVYQVLQDLEATVFVGYDQFEAESQILAIIQEGATVSGAKAGRSVEIVVETTPFYAESGGQVADTGTIRGPDFLITITDVQRLPNDVVIHKGEIKQGEIRVGKKVVLAIDAGRRRQIACHHTATHLLHAALRHRLGDHVKQAGSLVAPDRFRFDYSHFTGLSDAVLAQLEVDLLHDIQQNLPVNVSYMPMSEALETGAMALFDEKYGNIVRLVAVPGVSLELCGGAHVDQTGDIGFCKIISESSVAAGIRRIEAVCGAAALRYLQEESQELSAVGQRLKAGKGEILARLDKLLQRQRELEKEVEALQGQLAAARSGDLLERVRHVDGVKVLALEVDVADPKGLRDFADKLKDRLQSGVIILGSGRGDKAMLITVVTKDLTDRLHAGKIVGELAARLGGKGGGRPDMAQAGGPAKEKLPEVLSEAYGVVAKLM from the coding sequence ATGACCGGAAAAGAAATCCGTGAAAAATTCTTGGCCTATTTTGAGAGTAAACGTCATGTGAGGGTGGCCAGCTCCTCTCTGGTTCCGGCCCATGATCCGACTCTGTTGTTTACCAATGCGGGTATGGTGCAGTTTAAGCGGCTTTTTTTGGGAGAAGAACAGCGTGGCTATTCTCGCGCCGCTTCGGCCCAGAAATGCGTCCGGGCCGGTGGCAAACACAACGACCTGGAGAACGTCGGCAAAACCGCCCGCCACCACACCTTTTTTGAGATGTTAGGCAATTTTTCCTTTGGCGATTATTTCAAAGCCGGGGCCATCGAAATGGCATGGGAGCTTCTGACGGAACATTATAAACTGCCCACCGAACGCTTATGGGCTACGGTCTATCATGATGATGATGAGGCTGCCGACCTGTGGCACGATGTCATTCACCTTCCCCGGGAGCGGATCGTCCGGTTGGGAGAGAAGGATAATTTCTGGGCTATGGGCGACACCGGTCCTTGTGGCCCCTGTTCGGAGATTATCATCGACCAGGGGGAAGAACGGGCCTGCGGTCCTGACTGCGGTATCGGCCGCTGTGACTGCGACCGCTACCTGGAGATCTGGAATCTGGTCTTCATGCAGTTCAACCGGGATGAACAGGGCAATCTGACGCCTCTGCCCAAACCGAGCATCGACACCGGTATGGGGTTGGAGCGCCTCACGGCGGTTATTCAGGGCGTTCCTACAAATTTTGATACCGACCTCATCCGGCCGGTCATTGCCCGCACCGAAGAGCTGGCTGGGATAGCCTATGGTCAAGATCCGGCTTTGGACGTGGCTTTCAAGGTCATTGCCGATCATTGCCGGGCTATTACCTTCCTGATTACGGATGGCGTTCTGCCTAGCAACGAAGGTCGGGGCTACGTACTGCGGCGCATCCTGCGCCGGGCGGTGCGTTTTGGCCGCCTCCTAGGCTTCAAGCAGCCGTTCCTGGCGCCGGTGGGCCAGAAGGTAATTGAGCTGATGGGAGGAGATTACCCCGAATTGCTGGACGCCCGATCCTTTATTGACCAGGTGGTACACAATGAAGAAGAGCGGTTTGCTGAAACCCTGGATCACGGCTTGAAGATTCTCACCGACAATCTGGAGGACCTCAAGGCCAGAGGGGAGCGTCGGCTTCCCGGTGATATCGCTTTCAAACTCTACGATACGTATGGTTTCCCCCTGGACTTGATTACCGATGTCCTGCAGGAACAGCAGCTCGAGTTGGACCTCAGCGGTTTCAATGAGCACATGTCCCGTCAGCGGGAAAGTTCGCGGCAATCCTGGAAGGGGGGCTTGCCGGGTGAACTTCCTCCGGTCTATCAAGTCCTTCAGGACTTGGAGGCCACGGTATTTGTGGGCTATGACCAATTTGAGGCGGAATCCCAGATCCTGGCCATCATCCAGGAAGGTGCGACGGTGAGCGGGGCCAAGGCCGGCCGGTCGGTGGAAATTGTCGTTGAAACCACACCTTTTTATGCGGAATCCGGCGGCCAGGTGGCTGACACCGGCACGATCCGCGGTCCCGATTTTTTGATCACGATCACCGATGTCCAGCGGCTGCCCAATGATGTGGTTATTCATAAGGGTGAAATTAAACAGGGAGAGATCAGGGTCGGAAAAAAGGTGGTACTGGCTATAGACGCCGGTCGCCGCCGCCAGATCGCCTGTCACCACACCGCCACGCATCTGTTGCATGCCGCCTTGCGCCATCGTTTGGGCGACCATGTCAAGCAGGCCGGCTCTCTGGTGGCGCCGGACCGGTTCCGCTTTGATTATAGCCATTTTACCGGCCTCAGCGATGCGGTCCTGGCCCAGCTGGAAGTCGATCTCCTGCACGATATCCAACAGAATCTACCGGTGAATGTCAGCTATATGCCAATGTCCGAGGCCCTGGAAACCGGCGCCATGGCCCTCTTCGATGAAAAATACGGCAACATCGTGCGTCTGGTGGCGGTGCCGGGAGTAAGTCTAGAATTATGCGGCGGGGCTCACGTGGACCAAACCGGCGATATCGGATTCTGCAAGATTATTTCAGAATCCAGCGTTGCGGCCGGCATCCGGCGCATTGAAGCCGTGTGCGGTGCTGCGGCGCTGCGTTACCTTCAGGAAGAGAGCCAGGAACTTTCCGCTGTAGGTCAGCGGCTCAAAGCCGGTAAGGGGGAGATTCTTGCCAGGCTTGATAAGCTCCTGCAACGTCAGCGGGAGTTGGAAAAAGAGGTGGAAGCCCTGCAGGGACAGTTGGCCGCAGCCCGCTCCGGCGACCTGCTGGAACGGGTGCGCCACGTGGATGGGGTCAAAGTACTGGCCCTGGAGGTGGACGTTGCCGATCCCAAAGGTCTCAGGGATTTTGCCGATAAGCTCAAAGACCGGCTTCAGAGCGGGGTTATCATCTTGGGGAGCGGTCGGGGCGATAAGGCGATGCTCATCACCGTGGTCACCAAAGACCTGACGGACCGGTTGCATGCCGGCAAGATTGTTGGTGAGCTGGCCGCCAGACTAGGAGGGAAGGGCGGCGGTCGGCCTGATATGGCTCAGGCCGGTGGGCCTGCTAAAGAGAAGCTGCCGGAGGTATTGTCAGAAGCCTATGGTGTCGTTGCTAAGTTAATGTGA
- the recA gene encoding recombinase RecA — protein sequence MATALANDKSKALEQALNQIEKQYGRGSIMRLGADERTADIGVIPTGSLSLDLALGIGGIPRGRVVEIFGPESSGKTTLALHIIAEAQKLGGVAAFIDAEHALDLNYARRLGVKTEDLLISQPDTGEQALEIAEILVRSNALDAIVVDSVAALVPRSEIEGDMGDAQMGSQARLMSQALRKLTAAISKSQTSVIFINQIRMKIGLVYGNPETTTGGNALKFYASQRLDIRKGLPLKDGNEIIGSRTKVRVVKNKLAAPFRECEFDVIFGQGISREGDLLDLAADLNLVQKSGSWYSYGSERMAQGRENAKAFLREHPEVLAELDTQVRAKFGVTKNPGSESEAVKGETA from the coding sequence ATGGCCACCGCGTTGGCGAATGACAAATCCAAGGCCCTGGAGCAGGCCTTGAACCAGATCGAAAAACAATACGGTCGGGGCTCTATCATGCGGTTGGGTGCCGATGAAAGAACGGCGGATATTGGGGTGATCCCAACCGGGTCCCTCTCTCTCGATCTGGCTCTGGGCATCGGCGGCATCCCCCGAGGCCGGGTTGTAGAAATTTTCGGCCCCGAATCGTCCGGCAAGACTACACTGGCCTTGCACATCATTGCCGAAGCGCAGAAGTTGGGAGGAGTGGCCGCCTTCATCGATGCCGAGCACGCTTTGGATCTTAATTATGCCCGGCGGTTGGGAGTCAAGACCGAGGATCTGCTCATTTCCCAGCCGGATACCGGCGAGCAGGCCCTGGAGATTGCCGAAATCCTGGTGCGCTCCAATGCCTTGGACGCCATTGTGGTGGATTCGGTAGCGGCGTTGGTGCCCCGTTCCGAGATCGAGGGCGACATGGGAGACGCCCAGATGGGTTCCCAGGCCCGGTTGATGTCGCAGGCCCTGCGCAAGCTCACCGCGGCGATCAGCAAATCCCAGACCTCGGTGATCTTCATCAATCAGATCCGCATGAAGATCGGTCTGGTCTACGGCAATCCGGAGACCACCACCGGCGGTAATGCCCTGAAATTCTACGCCTCTCAGCGGTTGGATATTCGCAAGGGGCTGCCGCTCAAAGACGGCAATGAGATTATCGGTTCGCGCACCAAGGTCCGGGTGGTCAAAAACAAACTGGCGGCGCCCTTCCGGGAATGTGAATTCGACGTCATCTTTGGCCAGGGCATTTCCAGGGAGGGGGATCTTCTAGACCTAGCTGCAGATCTGAACCTGGTCCAAAAGAGCGGCTCCTGGTACAGCTATGGCTCTGAAAGGATGGCTCAGGGCCGGGAAAATGCCAAGGCCTTCCTGCGGGAACATCCGGAGGTATTGGCCGAGCTTGATACTCAAGTAAGGGCAAAATTCGGCGTTACGAAAAATCCGGGGTCCGAATCAGAGGCGGTTAAGGGAGAAACGGCATGA
- the thpR gene encoding RNA 2',3'-cyclic phosphodiesterase: MIRAFLAVDLPKSYRNGLSEVQGYLKKSGADVRWSSVDNIHLTLKFFGDIDASQIEAIIQAAAGIARTTPPFLLGAEGVGAFPSFRNPRVIWLGLNGQTESLTRLHRSLEQVFALLGFPAEKRKFTPHLTLGRVRSNRGREQLQQLLEGVVLPKFDDFSVTCVVLYRSTLRPQGSLYTVLQEIKLNGDTLTAGC; this comes from the coding sequence ATGATCCGGGCCTTTTTAGCCGTTGATCTGCCCAAGAGTTACCGGAACGGGTTGTCAGAGGTACAGGGTTATCTCAAAAAGAGCGGCGCCGACGTGCGGTGGTCGTCGGTGGATAATATCCATCTGACATTGAAGTTTTTCGGAGACATCGATGCCTCTCAGATCGAGGCGATTATCCAAGCGGCAGCCGGTATCGCCCGGACTACCCCGCCTTTTCTGTTGGGAGCAGAGGGAGTGGGGGCATTCCCCAGTTTCCGCAATCCCCGGGTGATCTGGCTGGGCCTCAACGGCCAGACCGAGAGCTTGACGCGCCTGCATCGGAGTTTGGAGCAGGTTTTTGCTCTCCTCGGATTTCCTGCTGAAAAGCGGAAGTTTACCCCGCACCTGACCCTGGGCCGGGTCCGTTCCAACCGAGGGCGGGAGCAGTTGCAGCAACTGCTGGAGGGCGTCGTCCTCCCCAAGTTTGACGATTTTTCGGTAACTTGTGTAGTTCTTTATCGCAGCACTCTACGCCCTCAGGGATCGCTCTACACCGTGCTGCAGGAGATAAAGTTAAATGGTGACACATTGACTGCTGGGTGCTGA
- a CDS encoding competence/damage-inducible protein A: MSTADFLGEIITTGNELLSGRIADANARYAAVRLHAAGLKVQVITILGDAAPLFQDTLSRGLSRSRFIIVTGGLGPTEDDITAAAAAEVLHLPLRQDEYLLARLRECFRLRGLPWEERFARLALVPQGACILDPNGAACGFYLNHQGARLYFLPGVPREMRLLFDNYVLPALLLAAAGGEAVCERTLRFFGLHETELEDLFQNLAQDHQGVSVGYYPNFPENHLTLTVRGPKSEALEKKLEAVAQELAAQAGDAFLGGSDDTLEEILGRQLRVRQLTLAVAESCSGGLICHRLTNIPGSSDYFQGGVVTYSNRAKVNLLHVPESTLHTHGAVSGPTAAAMAVGVRDVFGVSYSLAVTGIAGPTGGSPKKPVGTVYLGLAGPQGVKTRHCLFQGSREEIKILTAQTAMDWLRRELQ; encoded by the coding sequence GTGAGTACTGCAGATTTCTTAGGAGAGATAATCACTACCGGCAATGAGCTTCTTAGCGGTCGGATCGCCGATGCCAATGCGCGTTATGCCGCCGTCCGCCTCCATGCTGCGGGACTCAAGGTTCAGGTCATCACCATCCTGGGCGACGCCGCCCCGCTGTTTCAAGATACCCTGTCCCGGGGGCTCAGCCGTTCCCGGTTCATTATCGTTACCGGTGGTTTGGGGCCGACGGAGGATGACATCACCGCCGCGGCAGCGGCGGAAGTGCTGCATCTACCGCTGCGTCAGGATGAATATCTGCTGGCGCGCCTAAGGGAGTGTTTTCGTTTGCGGGGGCTTCCTTGGGAGGAGCGGTTTGCCCGTCTGGCCCTGGTACCGCAGGGCGCTTGTATCTTGGATCCTAATGGCGCCGCCTGCGGCTTCTACCTGAACCATCAGGGGGCGAGGCTCTATTTTCTTCCCGGCGTGCCTCGGGAAATGCGCCTGTTATTCGACAACTATGTCTTGCCGGCCCTCCTCCTGGCAGCCGCCGGGGGCGAAGCGGTCTGTGAACGTACCCTGCGTTTTTTCGGGCTGCACGAAACCGAACTGGAGGACCTTTTCCAGAACTTGGCCCAGGACCATCAGGGGGTCAGCGTTGGCTACTATCCCAATTTTCCCGAGAACCACCTTACCCTGACTGTGCGCGGGCCCAAGTCGGAGGCACTGGAAAAAAAGCTGGAGGCTGTAGCCCAAGAGCTTGCCGCTCAGGCTGGCGACGCCTTTTTGGGTGGAAGCGACGACACCCTGGAGGAAATTCTGGGTCGACAACTGCGGGTTCGGCAGTTGACCCTGGCAGTGGCCGAATCCTGCAGCGGCGGCCTGATCTGCCACCGGCTGACGAATATCCCTGGCAGTTCCGACTACTTTCAAGGTGGGGTAGTGACTTACAGCAATCGGGCGAAAGTAAACCTCCTGCATGTTCCGGAGTCAACTCTGCACACCCACGGCGCCGTCAGCGGACCGACAGCAGCGGCCATGGCGGTGGGTGTCCGGGATGTTTTCGGGGTGTCGTACAGCCTGGCAGTCACCGGTATCGCCGGGCCTACGGGAGGATCGCCCAAAAAACCCGTCGGCACCGTTTACCTGGGTCTGGCCGGACCTCAGGGGGTCAAAACCCGACACTGTCTCTTCCAGGGCAGCCGCGAGGAAATCAAAATACTCACGGCCCAGACCGCCATGGACTGGCTCCGGCGAGAACTGCAATGA
- a CDS encoding phosphatidylglycerophosphatase A family protein, giving the protein MSRQDKLIVLLASWFGAGRLPLAPGTWGSLAVLPLWWLLQPLSILKYSLTIIVLLIGGIYLSGRAETLLKQHDAPVIVIDEVVGQLIALAGCPRNVFFMLMSLALFRLFDIVKPFPAGLINTRLTGGLGIMLDDVVAGLYAWLVLTALIRFMIP; this is encoded by the coding sequence ATGAGTCGGCAGGATAAGCTAATCGTGTTACTAGCCTCCTGGTTTGGGGCGGGCAGGCTGCCGCTGGCGCCCGGCACCTGGGGATCATTGGCGGTCCTGCCTTTGTGGTGGCTTCTCCAACCCCTAAGTATTCTAAAGTACAGCCTGACGATCATAGTACTGCTCATTGGCGGAATCTACCTGAGCGGCAGGGCGGAGACGCTGCTGAAGCAGCATGATGCGCCGGTTATCGTTATTGATGAGGTTGTGGGGCAGCTTATCGCCCTGGCGGGCTGTCCCAGGAATGTTTTCTTTATGCTTATGAGCCTGGCGCTGTTCCGGCTGTTTGATATTGTCAAACCTTTTCCCGCCGGTCTGATAAATACCCGTCTGACCGGGGGGCTGGGGATCATGCTGGACGATGTAGTGGCCGGACTCTATGCCTGGCTCGTGCTGACTGCACTGATAAGGTTTATGATTCCGTGA
- the lnt gene encoding apolipoprotein N-acyltransferase: MLFKLLAAALSGLLLAIALPKFNIAYCLWIGLIPLLWALQGTSGRKAFLVGLINGLAQNLGTLYWIMYVTVVYGKLPAPVGGIILLLLAAYISLYRGLWAWLYTWGETRGLAGYWWGPALWVSLEFVQTYMFSGFPWMLLGYGLHQSPYLIQVVDITGTYGLAALIVMVNIGLYQLLQGWAVGRARFRPLAISLVFLGIALGYGYFRLPQVQQQMAQSPTAKLSVVQGNIEQGRKWDPHYQGETINIYGELTRKSSIQQPQVIVWPETAAPFFFLRDKELSARLINIARQNGSYLFFGSPAFEFGPAGEFFFNRAYLLSPDGEVVGSYDKAHLVPYGEYVPLRRLFPFIGKMVPMVGDFKEGPPGVVLALPQVNLGSLICFESIFPYLSRAMVRNGANVLVNITNDAWFGRTSAPYQHLAMAVVRAVENRVALARAANTGVSALATPDGGILWTSELYTTAAHTAALPLLSGGSFYTRYGDIFSWSAIGLTILGLASGLALGRRRR; this comes from the coding sequence ATGCTTTTCAAACTTCTCGCGGCCGCTCTTTCCGGTCTGTTGCTGGCCATAGCGCTGCCAAAATTCAATATTGCCTATTGCCTGTGGATCGGACTCATACCATTGCTCTGGGCCCTCCAGGGAACCAGCGGCCGCAAGGCCTTTCTGGTCGGTTTGATCAACGGACTGGCCCAAAACCTGGGCACCCTTTATTGGATCATGTACGTCACCGTGGTGTATGGCAAGCTACCGGCACCCGTGGGGGGAATCATTCTTCTCCTGCTGGCCGCCTATATCAGTTTATACCGCGGTCTTTGGGCCTGGCTCTACACCTGGGGAGAAACCCGCGGACTGGCCGGCTACTGGTGGGGTCCAGCCCTGTGGGTGAGTCTGGAGTTTGTGCAGACCTATATGTTCTCCGGCTTCCCCTGGATGCTGTTAGGCTACGGGTTGCACCAATCCCCCTATCTCATACAAGTTGTAGATATAACAGGTACATACGGTCTGGCCGCCCTCATCGTCATGGTTAATATCGGTCTGTATCAATTGCTGCAAGGCTGGGCCGTCGGTCGCGCCAGGTTCCGCCCGCTGGCCATCAGCCTGGTTTTTCTTGGTATTGCCCTGGGGTATGGCTACTTCCGCCTGCCGCAGGTGCAGCAGCAGATGGCCCAGAGCCCTACGGCGAAGCTCTCGGTGGTTCAAGGAAATATCGAGCAGGGGCGGAAATGGGATCCTCACTATCAGGGAGAGACAATCAATATTTACGGTGAATTAACCCGAAAAAGCAGCATTCAGCAGCCACAGGTGATTGTCTGGCCGGAGACCGCCGCACCCTTCTTTTTCCTGCGTGATAAAGAACTGTCAGCCCGGCTGATTAACATTGCCCGGCAGAACGGGTCTTATCTTTTCTTCGGCAGCCCGGCCTTTGAATTCGGCCCCGCTGGAGAGTTCTTTTTTAACCGGGCGTACCTGTTGTCGCCGGACGGCGAGGTAGTTGGTTCATATGATAAGGCCCACCTGGTACCGTATGGCGAATATGTCCCCCTGAGGCGTCTTTTTCCCTTTATCGGCAAAATGGTACCGATGGTGGGAGACTTTAAAGAGGGTCCCCCCGGCGTGGTGCTGGCACTACCCCAGGTCAATCTGGGATCGCTCATCTGTTTTGAATCCATCTTCCCCTATTTAAGCCGGGCAATGGTACGGAACGGGGCGAATGTCCTGGTAAACATCACCAATGACGCCTGGTTTGGCCGGACCAGCGCCCCCTATCAGCATCTGGCCATGGCCGTAGTCCGGGCAGTGGAAAATCGCGTGGCGCTGGCCCGAGCCGCCAACACCGGCGTCAGCGCCTTAGCAACCCCGGACGGCGGCATTCTCTGGACCTCCGAACTCTATACAACTGCGGCCCACACCGCCGCCCTACCGTTGCTTTCGGGCGGCAGTTTCTATACCCGCTATGGCGATATTTTTTCCTGGTCGGCTATTGGCCTGACTATTTTGGGGCTGGCCAGCGGTCTGGCCCTTGGAAGACGGCGGCGATGA
- the era gene encoding GTPase Era produces MSQTERERVKTEFRCGYVALGGVPNVGKSTLLNRLVAEKLAITSPKPQTTRHRLLGIVHLPRAQLLFMDMPGIIDPGSLLNESLVNTALGTLKDADVVVWLVTPQETAAESRVILPHIRLLAKPVVIAINKIDTIPKLEILPLIEFYHSLLPEAPVTPVAALTGDGLPHLLTEIINLLPKAPPLYPDDQLTDQTERFLAAEFIRERVFHHTAEEIPYAAAVQLEEFDEKDRPRLIRLRAVIYVERDSQKAIMIGRKGARLKAIGQEARIDLEILLGCKVYLELWVKVWKNWRKDPRALKELGYLIS; encoded by the coding sequence ATGAGTCAGACGGAAAGGGAAAGAGTCAAAACCGAATTCCGCTGTGGCTATGTGGCTCTAGGCGGCGTTCCCAACGTCGGCAAATCGACCCTCCTCAACCGCCTGGTGGCGGAAAAACTGGCCATCACCTCACCCAAACCCCAAACCACCCGTCACCGTCTCCTGGGAATAGTTCATCTCCCCCGGGCTCAACTGCTGTTTATGGACATGCCCGGCATTATCGACCCTGGCTCCCTCTTGAATGAGAGCCTGGTCAACACCGCCCTCGGAACCTTAAAAGATGCCGACGTAGTGGTCTGGCTGGTAACGCCTCAGGAAACCGCGGCCGAAAGCCGGGTGATCCTTCCCCACATACGCCTGCTGGCCAAACCGGTGGTCATCGCCATCAATAAAATCGACACAATCCCGAAGTTGGAGATTCTCCCCCTTATTGAGTTTTACCACTCTCTTCTACCCGAAGCGCCAGTGACGCCAGTGGCCGCCCTTACCGGGGATGGCCTGCCCCATCTCTTAACTGAAATTATTAACCTGTTGCCGAAAGCGCCCCCTCTCTACCCCGATGATCAGCTCACCGACCAGACCGAGCGCTTTCTGGCCGCGGAATTTATCCGGGAACGGGTTTTTCACCACACTGCCGAGGAAATTCCCTATGCCGCTGCAGTACAGCTCGAAGAATTTGACGAAAAGGATCGCCCCCGCCTGATCCGCCTGCGGGCCGTCATCTATGTGGAGCGCGACTCTCAAAAGGCCATCATGATCGGCAGAAAGGGCGCCCGCTTGAAAGCCATCGGCCAGGAGGCCCGGATCGATCTGGAAATTCTTTTGGGATGCAAGGTCTATCTCGAACTATGGGTCAAGGTCTGGAAAAATTGGCGTAAGGACCCGCGAGCCCTCAAGGAACTAGGATATTTAATTTCCTGA